The window agaaaactgttttattttttacttccttgtatgaagtaaaggaagtattgtgatggctaaaaatttcgattttcagatttcaacggaaatatccattttgaccatccctgaatctattttgactagcttcggcgtgacgtctgtacatacgtatatatctcgcataactcaaaaacgattagccgtagaatgttgaaattttggatctaggactTTTCTACCATGTAAttatgcacctcctcttttgactgcaatcgactgcatcaaaagtgtccgaaaaagcccaaaatccaaaagaatttgcgttttggacttaactgcagtaataagtcctcactgaaagcagcttttcaacgatatatcataaatggtgcttattttcattggttccagagttataatcaaataaaattttaataagtgaaatatttggatctaacaaggggaaggcacatacatcggttcgaatccgacttcacatacatatattttttttaattttcttttttttaatctaaatatatttattcattaataattattaacctgtgattgaaaaaaaaattaaccataaataataacaatgcaaaaaaaaatagaagttagtgaaataaaatgttatgtacttttcagtttaaatcaacatttttacaacctgagattaataattattaataaatcaatatatttaaataaacaaaaaaaaaaattaaaagatgtatcTATATGAGGTTGGTTAGAACCGTGTTGTGTGCATGTTACGGATGACACGTTTTCACATACACCACATATCTAATTcagcaacgtgaaacaaaattaatttataaactaatataaattgctaaggaaatttttagggccatttttcttgagtacaATTGAATATTGCGTGTAAGTATTTTGTGAAGACACGTAAACAAcgtactattcacacacgcagtatgattcaaatcggtgtcccgaagcCCATGCCTTCCCCTTATTAGCTACAGTAATGTGGATCTTAGGTGCCTTACacagatttaactttttatagaaaaacgtcactatagttattttctttcagaattagaaataattagcttacaaaaacaatgttttttaaatattaagcattatcttagtatattaaaataattttatttccaaagcctatcttgttttaccttttacacattCTCAAAAGCGATTAGgcatagaatattgaaattttgttttcattttgtagatggttatatcataataatttataaacatagtattagatatctatctactgtttatttttatttaaagagtaatatcctttattactctttttacTCTCTCCTAATATTTCgtgtaagattattgaattaataactgtataaataattgatgttaataaaaagtaatatttcaacaattgtgtaactgtccactttattaaagaattggaggatcgcatctcactttcaaatgaagtaagtttaaataaagtgctgaaaaaatgtgtatatttaatttaataggcgtacaaggaagtcatatggtatcaaaatcagatttttaaattatgaaatcgttccaaaaataaataacaaattaaaaatttagtaaaataggtaaagataaaaaactcttttgtaataataataaagtttttgaatGCTAACTAATAGTTctgctatttcatttatttatataaacgtaaTTAACGAAatgttagtatttaatttaatgaataataaaaagtattaaacaatctcttttaagaaaattcagaattaaacGATGCAAAATGAAAATCGTTTGTATATGTACAGTTtgtaaaatgacattttaatttttaaactaatacagACCTGTATTATTCACGAATACAATTATTTAAGGATGCCAGTTTTCAAACGTTTTCATTCTACACATTTCGAAAATacgtaagtttttaatttatattattttactaattaatattttttttaaatttacatacatcTTTTACTGAGCGTATTGCTCATTTATATGCATATATTGTATACATGtacatataatttatcaattaaaaacacttttcagcagcaaatattattatttttagatgatttaGACAGCTGCTCAGTATTATTGACTGCCGTATgtcgttatatattatataacatatgcGAAAGATGTGGGAGTACATCAGCacgaaaaattaaaaggtttaaaataataatagtaataataaattaatgttaatttctattattaacaaatcataaatataaatataatcagcTTATGATTAAGAAAGAAAGATTTGAAAACATTTCacttaagtataaatttttttatgatttactatttttaaccggatttatacaaacatatactGCATTTGTACAATTATAATCTTAAGTTGTACATAAATAGGAttctttatcataatttttcatacataaatgtatttatgaTGAGTAATTTATCATGATAGTTTGCTTAACAACGTATCGTATTAACTAAACGTAAattatattctacattttttttttttttaattgttatcaattATAGCCTCTTATCCTTGTCTACGATACATGCTTATTTCGTACTCAACTGTTTATTCAATGCAGTTTGCCTACTTTAGATTGCAATGTAGTAATATACTAGATATATGGaatcgttataatttttatattaattaagattagaaaaataaaaaatatattacaactcaCCGCAACCATGGCAGAGAACTTCACGGACAGCCTGTAAATTTTTGCGGCTTCGAAAAACAGGCTCGCCGAGGACGGAGAAATTGTGAGGTCCAACGCCGCTTacaaaaacaagatattttccGCCTCTTTTGATGTTGGTACGCACAAGCTCTCCAGGGCGTCGGGTATAATTATAACTTTGTATACAAGGTGTTCCCGGCGGTTCCGGGCCCACTTTTTCTTTGAAACGTAGACGAACTTGACTACGGATACGTAAAGCGGCCGGGCTCGAGTCCTTATGGACGTGCTGTACGACGAAGGTAACAGCATAAGTACCACCCGGATCGCGAACGATGCTGCGGGATCGCGCTTTTCCTTCGAAGACGGTATCGGCTAAATAGGCTCGAGCCGCCACCTGGTTGGTAAGGTCGCCGACGTGCGAACACGGTTGTTTACCGGCATTTTTTGGCCGTAAACTAGACGAGGAAAATCCGCCACCCCTAGGCGCTCTACGCGGTGTCGTCCTAGAGATCCTCCTCAAAGGAGCCGGCGGCCTAATATACTCAGAGTCTTCTTCCTTTCTCCTCGATTTTCTTAACGCGTCCGAATACCACTCGCTGTAATTGTCCTGTGCTCTAACCCTAATTGTCCTAGATAGTTCGTACGAGGACACTAAAACACTGTTATACTGTGACGTCCAGAGAGCGCGCCAACCACCTGAACACACTAAACACAGCAGGAACACAGCACTGGCCGGGCTCAGGTAGGACGATCTACCAGTACCCCGCCATTCACAGCCGGACACCCGTTCTGTCATCCCTAAATAACGAGCGACACTGTCGTCTATCGCTGTAACGGTGACATATCAAAATAACCGACAACACTACAGCACATGTTTGTATCTCGTCTTTGTTACCGGCAAGGCGCCGCACGATCGGTTaagtttcttgtttttgtttccCCGAGCCGTGTGTCGCTATTTTTAGGTCGAAAACGAACGAAAGGGTATTTACTTTTTCGGAGGATTGTCTTTGTGCGTGTTTAAAGAACGAAGGGCGAGGGCGACGACGGTTATTTTTGGAAACAGATAACGCGGGAACGACGACAATTAATACCGGGGGTGAACGGCGATTAATTTTAGCTAGAACGTAAAGACTTAATCCGGTTGATGGGAAGGAGGCGAGTCGCGGGGGAGGTAAAAACGATATAGGGTGCGAGGACGTTTAGGTCCTTCTTGAACGGAGGGTGGTAAGGATAGGAGACGGGCTGGAGCGGACATGGCAGTGAGCATTGTTCCTGAAGAAACTTCTACGGATGCGGTGGTTTAGTCTACTATGTAGCTTCCATCGCACGCACACACACTCTCGCACTATTTTGATGAACACGTGTTCGAGAAGTCTCGTCACCGCACTGCTTATGGAACTGGTATCAACTCGCCTGCTTCCTAAACACAAACTGATCCGATCAGCTTTTGTTTTTCGCACCGAACGCCGAGCTGGCGCAGCCTGTCGGAGAATTGAGAACTCCACTACGTAGAAGAAGACGGAATGAGAGAGGGAACTCGACCCTATCCCCGGCATCCACCCCTCTTCACAACACTCTCCCTCCTTTCCTCTATTAATAGGCTCTTCCTACAATTGCCACCTAGTCAGTCTTCTAATATCTCTCTAATCTATAACAGCACCCGGCACCCGGCCACCGCATACTCTTTTTAACTCTTACCTCTCACTCTGCTTTTAACTTAATACCCCTTAAGTAcaataaatacttcattaatattatatttgaaaacatttatggATCATCcccttttattatattaaaaaaaaattatctaagatatTGCACGTATTAATTTTACTACAAGAAAcccttttactttttatactgTAACTAATTATAGTATGTATaacttattaatacaatttttatctgtcagaagatttataaaatacaattaagtattaagtagaacagtttataatttttacttccccaaaaccttttttaataaatgtttttgtaattctaCTCTTATTATGATCAAAAATTCATATCGCTAAGGATAGTTTGACAagttagtttgatttttattttataattaatctgtataaattattccctttaaaataaattttattaataataaaaataataaatttctacagtatttaaaaattaagaagtattaatttcttctttgtaCATTGCCAAAAAAATGACCTGTCgtcatttttgttgttaatttaattacttaacaaTTTTTAGCGATAATAGAACtccatattttacatttaaatatcgaATAAGTACTTtcgttttaaaattgataattaatagataaatctcgtttacttttattaaaaaaaaataaataaataaaaatttcggtattaaagtttttattagctATTTGTGACCTCTGGAAATAATTTACTTAGACTTTTATCTATAATCTAATCAGAActtgataatatttgatattaaagtttatttttcacttGTTTTCAGTTAGTAATacgaatatgaaaatattttataaaacgaatAACTAGGGTAGGGAACAGCTTTGGCAGCTACACTGATATCTGGATTCGTTAACAAGTCTGCATGAAATTCCATCTTCCTTCCCGACAAAAATCCATcaaaaaaaaagcaagaaaaGCCCTATCAacctaaatatgtataaaatagattCCAAAAGTATTTTAGTCACCAAAATgaaggataaaacaaaattagataattttaaagtttcacctttaaaatttatattttttattttgagcattttaaaaaataataaaattttcaaaaaagttctatttttatattttatattgttcaattagaaaaattacaaatttcttaggtaaacagttattttaattttttaatcttaaaaaactataggatttttttcttcagtcatctgattggtttgatgcagctttccaagattccttatctagtgctagtcgtttcatttcggtataccccctacatcctacatccctaacaatttgttttacatactccaaacattgcttgcctgcacaattttttccttttacctgtccctccaatattaaagcggctattccaggatgccttaatatgtggcctataagtctgtctcttcttttagctatatttttccaaatgcttctttcttcatctatttgccgcgacacctcttcatttgtcactttatccacccatctgatttttaacattctcctatagcaccacaaaagtttctaatcttttcttctcagatactccgatcgtccaagttttacatCCATAAACTATAGGTAAAaagtactaataaataatttataaatttaattagaaggtttaaaattttaagtctacttgccttaaattaaaacaataattatttaatagaacctcaagattaaattcatataatgaaaaattaacaaatcagaacataataaaaatgtcaaaaaaaattttctttaaccacaatttttattttcaaaatatttttaaatgcaaaagtAATACAGTAATACCTCCCCAAAACGGAATCTGACGGGATCGAGTAAGAATTCCGTTTTGAATAGGTATCCGTCTAGCAGAGTTTTAAAAATCGAGCTAATTTAACGTTTGGAATAATCAGGAAATTATATACTGCATATAGAGAATATTAAccaccaattttcaaaaattgttaatttttcatttataagttacatttaattagaagacATATACTTAGCCTAAAACACACCATGATCTAAACTAATTCTAAAGTAATCAACTACAGTgttctgtttcaataatttactcttggaactttcagtttcaataatatttttagcgGTTAACATATTCTGTCGCAAATCATCGCTGTTAATACGAATCGCGAATTCTTCCAGCTGTGCGACCACTCGCAAATGCTTTTccaaaactgttaattttgttttctgtgtccTCTTCTTGTTTTGAGTTTGAGCCACGTTTGGAGTCAAGAATGTGACGGCGTATAATTAGATAAACAACAGTTACAGAGATAACAAGTTATAGATAAACaacatattatgataataatctactggatttataatttgcaaatcgtGGGGaggtacaatcttttttttttaatttccttttcgtCTTATGGGATTAATAcgtcaaattaaaagtaaaatctacgTTTTCTTTCCGTTTCCGTATAGCGGAGTTTTTCGTcttgaagagattaatttctataaaaaaacatatatataggGACTTGAGAAACCGTACGTTTTGAGGAGGTTTCCTTTTTTGGAAGTTCCGTTTTGTAGAGGTTTCACTGTATAGCATATAACTTTCCTTTATCTCGTTTCTCTTAAATTCATCCAAAAAAGAATAATTCGTGTAAAATAAGattagggaaattaaaaaaaaaaaattcaataaaaaaattccaaatcacACATTTTCGTGCCCCTTATaggtaaaatataaagtaattcttttttttttgtactacaaatctggttttaaattcaattctattttaatatttaattaaaagttagaagtctcaaaattaaaaatttctgggcaaattaaaaaaatatataaataccgcTGAATTCTTTATTAAACGCAAACATACTTGAATGAGTCAGTATTAAAACGGACGGTTAAATTCGACATTTTTTATTACACCTGATgttacttaacttttttattcctATAGTAACCTGTTTAATAACAAAAGATTATGTAATATGATGAATGTTCGTGTAATATGATTacaaaaaaggaacaaaatttaaagataaaaaaataaaatgataaaacttagTAGGCTAATTTAAACCACGTGTTTATCTGCGACACAACAcccgcgcacacgcacacacacacacttatgtGTGTTTGCGCATGAGCGTGTTCGTCTGACACCtaacagataataaattattttatttatttatttagtgcatTTCATAACATTATTTCACGTAGTGacttaacatataattttttttttttgacaatcgtGCAATtagtattacatataatataaaatatttacataagtaaTGTGGTTGTCAGTATAAtgtggttatttaaaattttatagaattattatgatattttaatactaatacttGTAAATATGCCGAAATATTTAGTGCCAATAAATATTCGTTACGTACGAATACAAATTTACTAATAgttcttcaattttattgtaatattgtttattttcaatagtaaACTTTATTCCATACCCATTGCTTGACaccctttaaatttttaatattattttttgtttttatccgtTGTATGTCTAATGGATTTGTCAGAAGAAAAAATCTATCGATTACATAGAAGTaattctttgattttatcaatttttatatctaatttagaCTGCacgtaacattaaattaaattttttttaaattatgatcattatattttttcattcatcaatTCAATTCGATTCTGTTCTGATTtttactgtaacttttttttatgttttatagtaatttatttactatatatttttttcaaaaaacaacttttacatcATTTATTCTCATGATCTTTTACTC of the Lycorma delicatula isolate Av1 chromosome 10, ASM4794821v1, whole genome shotgun sequence genome contains:
- the vn gene encoding membrane-bound neuregulin protein vein; translated protein: MTERVSGCEWRGTGRSSYLSPASAVFLLCLVCSGGWRALWTSQYNSVLVSSYELSRTIRVRAQDNYSEWYSDALRKSRRKEEDSEYIRPPAPLRRISRTTPRRAPRGGGFSSSSLRPKNAGKQPCSHVGDLTNQVAARAYLADTVFEGKARSRSIVRDPGGTYAVTFVVQHVHKDSSPAALRIRSQVRLRFKEKVGPEPPGTPCIQSYNYTRRPGELVRTNIKRGGKYLVFVSGVGPHNFSVLGEPVFRSRKNLQAVREVLCHGCVRPVGVWGLEDVKIKERSRLRLVCRCKGNPLPAIQWYKDGARVNVSNNTRIQYKKKRSLLVIPRVRTSDAGRYECQATSITGAVFSSIATVTISPNPATPITDNITTLWPLLGSKCSSEYDSFCLNGGTCTFYETVGEMVCQCAEGFKGQRCDNKDVYNPSSMYSPMTYFCKLGISSSYYC